One window of Pithys albifrons albifrons isolate INPA30051 chromosome 18, PitAlb_v1, whole genome shotgun sequence genomic DNA carries:
- the RSPO4 gene encoding R-spondin-4: MQWIIFMLLLFISSVEMLTQNRWKKQASAGLLENCTGCILCSEDNGCITCHHRLFLLIWRDGIRQFGMCVHTCPPGYFGVRGLEVNRCTKCRSPSCESCFSRDFCMKCKDKFYLYKGQCFRQCPPSTAAQPGTRECQETCEPGPWSEWSACTHENRTCGCKWGVETRVREVPEAAREEGTACPAQESRRCRMKKHCPGEKTESRNKGKKRQKKPKTDRHTGT, encoded by the exons ATGCAGTGGATAATATTCATGTTGCTGTTATTCATCAGCTCCGTGGAAATGCTCACTCAGAACCGATGGAAGAAGCAAG CGAGTGCCGGCCTGCTGGAAAACTGCACGGGCTGCATCCTGTGCTCTGAGGACAACGGCTGCATCACCTGCCACCACCGGCTCTTCCTGCTCATCTGGAGGGATGGCATCCGTCAGTTTGGGATGTGTGTCCACACTTGCCCACCCGGCTACTTCGGCGTGCGGGGTCTGGAAGTCAACAGATGCACAA AGTGCAGGTCACCCAGCTGCGAGAGCTGTTTCAGCAGAGACTTCTGCATGAAGTGCAAGGACAAGTTTTACTTGTACAAGGGCCAGTGTTTTCGGCAGTGTCCCCCCAGCACTGCGGCACAGCCCGGCACCCGCGAGTGCCAAG AGACATGCGAGCCGGGGCCGTGGAGCGAGTGGAGCGCCTGCACCCACGAGAACCGGACCTGCGGCTGCAAGTGGGGAGTGGAGACGAGAGTGCGGGAGGTGCCCGAGGCTGCCCGGGaggagggcactgcctgccccgcgcaggagagcaggaggtgccGCATGAAGAAGCACTGCCCGGGAG agaaaacagaatccagaaataaaggcaaaaagcGACAGAAGAAGCCGAAGACAGATCGGCACACGGGTACTTAG